The Anaerolineales bacterium genome includes the window GGGTTAATTATTCGGACTGGCCGCCATACATCAAACGCCTGTGGCAGCGCAACTACTGGGAACACGTCATCTGTAACGGGCGCGCGCTGGACTCCTTGCGTCGATACATCACTGAAAATCCGCAGCGCTGGGATTTTGACCGCTGCAACGCGAAGGCTGCCGGAGAGGATCGATCGTCGAAGGAACTTTGGGAAACCATAACGGGTATCCCCTGCCAATTCATATAGGAGCGCATCAATGGTTGCTCCAGTAACGCTCCAGGAATGAAAGAAAGCCTCCACGCATGTGAAGGCCCATTTCTGTGACCGCGTTCTCGAACAATGGAACGTTAATCCGTCACGAAAGGAAAAAAGTAGACATCCTTTCCCGGAAATTAGCTTTTAGGATTTCGCGTCGGTATCTTGTACTTGTTCTACCTCTTCGCCTTCATCTTCATCGCGCAATCCGGCTCGAAATTCTCGGATTCCCTTGCCCAACTCACCGGCAACTTTCGAAATCCGTCCGACGCCAAAAAGCAAGACCACGATAACCAAGATGACAATCAATTCAGTCGTACCTGGTCGAAACATGCTCGCAACTCTCCTCAGAAACACTTTCGATTTCTACTTAATATCTTACCACTTAACGCGGTAAACCGAATTCAGGCTTCTCCGTCCGTCTTCTGTGCCTGCGAGGCGCCGATTGCCACCCCCAGGCACAGTCCGATGCCGACACCGAGGGCGATGTTGCTGAACACCACGCCCAATCCGGCTCCGATGGCAATGCCAGTCGCCACCCAGCGGCCAATGATCTGCGATCGTTCATCCTGGGATTTTTCACGATTTTCGTCCACGTCTTTCCTCCTGTTTCCAACATAATCGATCCAGTGTTCAAACCCCATCGGCGCCCGAAAGATACCCCTTATCGATCGAATCCTCAACCACCTTCCGGGCATACTCCCACAACGTCTGTGCGCCGTCCTGAATCGGCGCGATCCGTTCGGCAACCTGATCGCTGCGGATATTGTGTTCCTGCCAGGGACGCCCCTGGGCATTGAAGTTATGCAGCAGCGGCATCGTGCGATCCATGGCGTTGGCGAACTGAGCCTCCGCTGTGCTGCGTTCCTCGAATTCGCACCACAGGGCTTGGAATTCGTTCCGCTGATCCTCGGGCAGCAGGCCGAAGATGCGTTCGGCGGCCTGCGTTTCCCGTCGGGCTTTGCTCATGTTGCCTTCTTCGTCGTAGCAGAAGGTGTCGCCGGCGTCGATCTCGACCAAATCGTGCACCGCCAACATCTCGAGCACGTGCAGCAAATCGACGGGACGGTTAGTATATTCCGCCAACACCATGGCCAGCACGACGACGTGCCAGCTGTGTTCGGCCGTGTTCTCCAGGCGTTCGCCGCCCAAAATGTAGGACCGACGTTTAATGGCCTTCAGCTTATCGATTTCCATGATGAATCGGATCTGCCGCTCCAGGCGTTCTTCATTCATATCCACTCCAGGGTCTTTGACTTTCAACTCAACTATGGATGATATCCATCCATTAAGCAACCAGCGTGAGGCGTCTCCAACGCTGCATCCCCCCGTCGGAAATACGCCGATGCGCCGGTCACAGCGCAGAGTCTTTCGAATATAATCGACCTCCCGAGAAGCATGGAGAAGAAAACGATGTCGAGAGAAACCCGGCGATTCCTGGTCTATGCACTCGTGCTGCTGGCCCTCGCCTCCGTTCTGATTCTGACCATCGTGCCGCGTCTGAACACACTTCTTTCGAAGCCCACCCCGGCAGACGAACGCATCGGTCTCGCCAAAAACATGTATCAGGCCGAGGTCCTGGAGATCGTCGAGCAAGGCACGGTCACTTTGGGAGAACACGCCCAGACCTATCAGGTGCTGCGGATCGAGATCCTGGAAGGTCCGTACAAAGGCTGGATCCGGACGATCGAATACGGCCGTCGCCAGATACGCCCGGAGGGTTTGAACATCCGCATGGGCGACAGGCTGCTGGTGCAGATGGATCAGATGCCCGACGGCACGGTGAGCGCCCACTTCGTGGATTACGTGCGCACGCGTTCTCTGCTGTGGCTTTTGATCGCCTTCGTGGTCTTCAGCGTTATCGTCGGCGGCGCGCAAGGCGGGCGTGGTTTGATCGGCCTACTGCTGAGTCTGTGGGTGATCATGGGCTTCATCATCCCCAGCATATTACGAGGTAAGGATCCCATATTGGTGAGCGTGCTGGGTGGCTTCCTGCTTCTCGGCGCCACAATCTATCTGATTTACGGCTGGTCCTTGAAGACGCACGCCGCCGTTCTGGGACTGTTGTGCACGCTGGTGTTTACCGGTTTGATGGTTGGATTCTTCGTCAACCTCACCCGTCTCACTGGGTACGGCAGCGAGGATGCGCTCTATATTATGCAGCAGTCGGATATCACGATCAATCTGCGCGGCCTGGTGCTGGCGGGAATGTTGATTGGCGCCCTCGGCGCGCTCGACGACTTGATCATCACCCAGGCTTCGGTCGTCTTCGAACTCAACGACACCGATCCGCAGCTCGGTCCGCGCGACTTGTATCGCCGCGCCATTCGCGTCGGTCAGGACCACGTCACGGCGATGATCAACACCCTCTTCATGGCCTACGCCGGCGCCGCCCTGCCGACGCTGGTCCTCTTCACCCTATCCGGGCAGGGATTCTCGCATCTGATCAATCTGGAGTTCGTCGCCGAGGAAATCGTCCGTACGCTGGCCGGATCGCTGGGTTTGATTTCGGCGGCGCCGATCTCGACCGCCATCGCCAGCCTGCTGGTCGTCCGCCGCAGTAGAGGGGCAAGTCTCAATCTAAAGAAACCAGCGGCCGAATCAAACGAGACGACAGAGTAATCGTAGGTGCTTTGCGGCCTATATCCATTTCGTGTTTGCAATCAACGTTACGGGCCGCTTTACCGGAGGTGTGGAGCGGGCCGCTCGCGGCCCTGTGGGGAGACGACAGGGGGGAAGAAAAAACCAGTTCAAACCCACAGTTATAGTCAACGTTGGGTTTCGTCCCTCAACCCAACCTACGATCCAGACGCTGGTTGCGGATATATATCCGGAACCGATGTTAGGCAGATGTTTATCTGCCGATCCCTATCCAGGCTCGCATCCACAACACGCTGGGGGGATGAAAAGGGGGGAAGAAAGGCGTCCTTTCTCAACACTCATTTTCCAAGATGAGTGGCCAAATTCTCCGCTCACCCCCGTTCGCCCTCCTACAAGGGGGACCGTAAGGGAACCTTATGGCGCGTTCCGCCGTCTTACTCTAAGATGGAGGCGTTGACGCCTCACATTTCGCCATAGGAGACGTGCACCCATGGACAACGACCCTAAACCCGCCTGGAGTCAAACGCGCATCATCGCCCTCGTCGCCATCGCCTTCGTGGCGCTGGTGGGGGTGATTTTCGGTCTCGCCAGGATCATAGGCGGCGGGCCGGAAGAAGGAACCCCTTCCCCCGGCGAGACGCCCGTCCCGATCGTCATCAACGTTCCGCCCACGGAGCAGGCCGCCTCGAGTCTTACGATCCAGCTCAGCGAAGGCCAGGAACAGCCCGAAGAGGTCGTACCCCTGCCCGCAACCAGCGGCGAGCCGCTTTCCGACGAAGAAGCCGAAGCGATCATCGCCCGCTTGCCCGACATCGAAACCGAACCGGAAGACGAGGTCGAGTTCCGCCTCCCGGATGAAGTCATTCCTCCACCGCGCCCCGGCGAGACGATCGACGAAACCTTCCCGCCCGAAGAAGTCGCCCCGGGACCCGAGGCGATCGAGCCCGGTCCGCTCGAGGTGCTGCGCTACTCCCCGGAGGGCGAGATTCCCATCGCGCCCTTTGTCAACGTCACTTTCAACCAGCCCATGGTCCCGCTGACCACTCTCGAAGACCTGAGCGAAAAGGACGTTCCCGTGCAGATCGAACCCGAACTCGAGGGCACCTGGCGCTGGCTGGGCACCAAGACGCTCAACTTCCAGTACGACTCCGAGTTGATCGACCGCATGCCCATGTCCACGCAATACACCGTCACCATACCGGCCGGCATCGAATCGGCCGTCGGCGGCGTGCTCGAAGAGACCATTCAATTCACCTTCAGCACCCCCACCGTGACCCTGGACCGCTACTATCCCTCCAACGATCCGCAGCCGCTGGATCCGATCTTCTTCGCATCCTTCAACCAGCGCATCGATCCGCAGGCCGTGCTGGACACCATCGTCGTAACGGCGGACAACCAGGAGATCTCCATAAAGTTGGCCACCGACGAGGAGATCAAGGAAGACGAAATCGTCAGCAACCTCATCGAACACACACAGGAAGGCCGCTGGCTGGCGTTTAAGGCCCTGCAGTCCCTGCCCAAGGCTGCCAGCATCTCCGTCACCATCGGTCCCGGCACACCCTCCGCCGAGGGACCGCTGCTCAGCGAGTCGGCGCAGTATTTCGGTTTCCGAACCTATGCGCCGCTGACCGTCGACGACTACGGCTGCTCCTGGTACGACGAGGACTGCCCCCCACTGACTCCGTTCTACATCCGCTTCAACAATCCCCTGGACGGTGAGAAATTCGACGCCGGCATGCTCACCATCGAGCCCGAAATTCCCGCCGTGACGGCCGGCATCTACGGCAACACGATCACCATCCGCGGCGCCACGGAAGGCCGTACGACCTACAACATCACCGTTTCCGCGGACATCACAGACATTTTCGGCCAGACGCTGGGCGAATCAGAGCGGCTGCGCTTCCGCGTCGGATCTGCACAGCCCATCCTCATGGGACCGGATCAAGTCTTCATCACGCTCGATCCCTCCGCACAGGAACCGGCGCTGTCGCTCTATTCGATCAACTATTCCAAACTGGATCTGCAGATCTACGCCGTCGAACCCACCGATTGGCCCGATTTCCTGAACTACCTCTACGAATACCGACGCACGGACACGCCGCCCGATCCACCGGGAAAACTCCTGGTAGACGAAACGCGCAGCTTCGAAGTCACAGAAGACACGCTGACCGAACTGAGCATCGATCTCGATAAATACATGAGTGGCGATTCCGGCCACTTCATCGTCATCGCCAGTCCGCACCGCAGCCTGTTCGACACGGAAGACCGCTACTGGGAGACCATCCAGGTCTGGACGCAGATCACCCAGATCGGCGTGGACGCTTTCGTCGATCACAGCGAGATGATCGTCTGGACCACCGCGCTGGAGAACGGCGAGCCGCTGTCCGGCGTGAAGATCGACCCGCAGCCCTCCGGTCAGCGCTACACCACCGGCGACGACGGCATGATCCGCTTCGACATCCCTGCCGGCGGCACGACCTACCTCGTGGCCAGCAAGGGCTCCGACGAAGCGATACTACCCAACTCGCTTTCCTACTACGAAGACAGTGGCTGGACCGTGCGCTCCGTGCGCGACCAACTGCGCTGGTACGTTTTCGACGACCGCCAGATGTACCGCCCCGGAGAGGAAGTGCACTTCAAGGGATGGCTGCGAAAGATCGGCGGCGGCCAGGACGGCGACGTCGGGCTGGTCGGCAGCCAGGTCTCGCAGGTCAACTACTCGATCACCGGCCCCCAGGGCAACGAACTGGGCAACGGAAGCGTCCAGGTCAATGCGCTGGGTGGATTCGATTTCGTCTTCGACATTCCCGACAACGCCAACCTGGGTTACGCCCAGGTGCGTTTCAACGCTTCCGGCAGCCTGAGTAACATCGACCGCAACGGCTACAACTACAGTTTCCAGATCCAGGAATTCCGCCGGCCGGAGTTCGAAGTCACGGCGCGTAACGAAACGACGGGACCCTACTTCGTGGGGGATCACGCCATCGTCGCCGTGGAAGCCAAGTACTACGCCGGCGATCCCCTGCCCGGCGCCGATGTGTCCTGGTACGTGAACTCGTCGC containing:
- the tatA gene encoding twin-arginine translocase TatA/TatE family subunit, with amino-acid sequence MFRPGTTELIVILVIVVLLFGVGRISKVAGELGKGIREFRAGLRDEDEGEEVEQVQDTDAKS
- a CDS encoding HD domain-containing protein — protein: MNEERLERQIRFIMEIDKLKAIKRRSYILGGERLENTAEHSWHVVVLAMVLAEYTNRPVDLLHVLEMLAVHDLVEIDAGDTFCYDEEGNMSKARRETQAAERIFGLLPEDQRNEFQALWCEFEERSTAEAQFANAMDRTMPLLHNFNAQGRPWQEHNIRSDQVAERIAPIQDGAQTLWEYARKVVEDSIDKGYLSGADGV
- a CDS encoding YibE/F family protein encodes the protein MSRETRRFLVYALVLLALASVLILTIVPRLNTLLSKPTPADERIGLAKNMYQAEVLEIVEQGTVTLGEHAQTYQVLRIEILEGPYKGWIRTIEYGRRQIRPEGLNIRMGDRLLVQMDQMPDGTVSAHFVDYVRTRSLLWLLIAFVVFSVIVGGAQGGRGLIGLLLSLWVIMGFIIPSILRGKDPILVSVLGGFLLLGATIYLIYGWSLKTHAAVLGLLCTLVFTGLMVGFFVNLTRLTGYGSEDALYIMQQSDITINLRGLVLAGMLIGALGALDDLIITQASVVFELNDTDPQLGPRDLYRRAIRVGQDHVTAMINTLFMAYAGAALPTLVLFTLSGQGFSHLINLEFVAEEIVRTLAGSLGLISAAPISTAIASLLVVRRSRGASLNLKKPAAESNETTE